One genomic window of Magnolia sinica isolate HGM2019 chromosome 3, MsV1, whole genome shotgun sequence includes the following:
- the LOC131240124 gene encoding putative metallophosphoesterase At3g03305 isoform X1, translated as MKTINACRDMGLFFIITFFFFFFFFYFSFLSTPCAAFTHVHHQSNENKPNSRTVIDVEGGPDSVAWVVQLSDLHFSVFHPERALDFRRLVGPTLSMINPSLVLITGDLTDGKSADLLTMKQDENEWVEYRSVMEDVIERSGLDKKIFYDLRGNHDNFGVSTVGGMFDFFQKYSINADLRRSGNVHSVTLQGSGWKHLFVGFDSTMGVGLRGPTNLFGHPTDQLLADLDSELSQWDSQPITKISFGHFPLSFSTASDSGKSLKDVFFKHSLSAYIFGHLHTKFGKNLKRHHVMGHRFLSSEEYFQLNIHQETLESTAGGNNCSNKATPIKEFWEWEMGDWRMSRIMRILAIDAGHVSFVDVDFKSGAKKTIVLPTFPLDSRFMQRISFRNEYNCLTMNVASYETVRALVFSEPEIVSVVVKIYDSRPGTLNLVLEASMKKHEGNRTRGDLYTIPWNWRAFVDPSPDRFWLQIEAIDFSGGSSFSELRPFSINGLTMKINWRWKEFLVMGCHWDALYHPILWSILLFLFSLLLIPKAFLLVSKKHYSYKDLSSDFKVGSVTKCLVSGLCGVLVEISKITSIWSGMLIYLLYLTFFPWFFGQVFTESGSMGYMTHGGWTVKIPNNSGKQSHIGVPDVMVIVLPHLCFVVLPAFLVSAGLAAEKAAYRVHYLSQSGKKEDDYERQIKTHVRNRWMRKLLLMVCLPILWKHWKHCWALTKAYEMNPFLHSAAYCLPVPLLLAHSIHKTKGAQIQ; from the exons ATGAAAACGATCAACGCCTGCAGAGACATGGGCCTTTTCTTCAtcatcaccttcttcttcttcttcttcttcttctacttctcgtTCCTTTCAACGCCCTGTGCAGCCTTCACTCATGTCCACCACCAATCCAATGAGAACAAACCCAATTCGAGGACTGTCATTGATGTGGAAGGGGGGCCAGATTCTGTGGCGTGGGTAGTCCAGCTCTCTGATCTCCACTTCAGCGTTTTCCATCCAGAAAGAGCCCTTGATTTCAGaaggttggtgggccccacactttccATGATCAATCCATCTCTGGTCTTGATCACTGGTGATCTGACag ATGGGAAAAGCGCAGATTTGTTGACAATGAAACAAGATGAGAATGAGTGGGTGGAGTACCGCAGTGTGATGGAGGATGTTATTGAAAGGAGTGGGCTTGACAAGAAAATCTTCTATGATCTGAGAGGGAACCATGATAATTTTGGTGTATCTACAGTAGGTGGCATGTTTGATTTCTTTCAAAAGTATAGTATCAATGCAGATTTAAGACGATCTGGAAATGTCCATAGTGTCACTCTACAG GGCAGCGGATGGAAGCATCTATTTGTTGGGTTTGATAGCACGATGGGAGTTGGTCTGCGTGGCCCAACAAATCTTTTTGGGCATCCAACTGACCAATTACTAGCAGATCTAGATTCAGAGCTTTCACAATGGGATTCCCAACCAATTACAAAGATTTCCTTTGGCCACTTTCCACTGTCCTTCTCAACTGCTTCAGATTCTGGGAAGAGTCTAAAAGATGTTTTCTTCAAGCATTCCTTATCAGCATACATCTTTGGGCATTTACATACAAAGTTCGGCAAGAATTTGAAGCGGCATCATGTGATGGGCCACCGCTTCTTATCTTCAGAGGAGTATTTTCAGCTAAACATTCACCAAGAAACTTTAGAGAGTACTGCAGGTGGGAATAATTGTTCTAATAAAGCTACACCCATCAAAGAATTTTGGGAGTGGGAGATGGGTGACTGGAGAATGAGTAGGATTATGCGGATATTGGCCATTGACGCGGGCCATGTCTCATTTGTCGATGTTGATTTCAAATCAGGTGCTAAGAAGACAATTGTATTGCCGACGTTTCCATTGGATTCACGGTTCATGCAACGAATTTCATTCCGTAATGAGTACAATTGTCTGACAATGAATGTGGCATCTTATGAGACAGTAAGAGCATTGGTATTCTCAGAACCAGAGATTGTATCAGTCGTGGTTAAAATATATGATTCCAGACCTGGAACTCTCAACTTGGTACTGGAGGCATCAATGAAGAAGCATGAGGGCAATCGAACTCGAGGAGATTTGTACACCATCCCATGGAATTGGAGAGCATTTGTGGACCCATCTCCAGATCGCTTTTGGCTGCAAATAGAAGCAATTGACTTCTCAGGCGGATCCAGTTTTAGCGAATTAAGGCCATTTTCCATCAATGGCCTTACTATGAAAATCAATTGGAGATGGAAGGAGTTTCTAGTTATGGGTTGTCACTGGGATGCCTTGTACCATCCAATTTTGTGGTCTAttcttctatttcttttctcCTTGCTTCTTATCCCGAAAGCTTTTCTCTTGGTTTCAAAGAAGCATTACTCATATAAGGACCTCAGTTCTGATTTCAAAGTAGGAAGTGTCACGAAATGCTTAGTAAGCGGTTTATGTGGGGTTTTAGTAGAGATTTCAAAGATCACATCAATATGGTCTGGTATGTTGATTTACTTGCTATACTTGACATTCTTTCCTTGGTTCTTCGGGCAAGTTTTTACTGAAAGCGGAAGCATGGGTTACATGACCCATGGGGGTTGGACTGTTAAGATTCCCAACAATAGTGGGAAACAATCGCACATTGGAGTTCCAGATGTAATGGTGATTGTTCTGCCTCACCTTTGCTTTGTGGTGTTGCCGGCTTTCTTAGTTTCTGCGGGACTTGCTGCAGAAAAAGCTGCCTACCGAGTGCATTATCTATCACAATCAGGAAAAAAGGAAGATGACTATGAAAGACAGATTAAGACACATGTGAG GAACCGTTGGATGAGGAAACTTCTCTTGATGGTTTGCCTACCAATTTTGTGGAAACATTGGAAG CATTGCTGGGCTCTGACAAAGGCATATGAAATGAATCCATTTCTTCATTCTGCTGCATACTGCTTGCCAGTTCCCCTATTACTCGCTCATTCCATCCATAAGACCAAGGGAGCACAGATTCAGTAG
- the LOC131240124 gene encoding putative metallophosphoesterase At3g03305 isoform X2, whose product MKQDENEWVEYRSVMEDVIERSGLDKKIFYDLRGNHDNFGVSTVGGMFDFFQKYSINADLRRSGNVHSVTLQGSGWKHLFVGFDSTMGVGLRGPTNLFGHPTDQLLADLDSELSQWDSQPITKISFGHFPLSFSTASDSGKSLKDVFFKHSLSAYIFGHLHTKFGKNLKRHHVMGHRFLSSEEYFQLNIHQETLESTAGGNNCSNKATPIKEFWEWEMGDWRMSRIMRILAIDAGHVSFVDVDFKSGAKKTIVLPTFPLDSRFMQRISFRNEYNCLTMNVASYETVRALVFSEPEIVSVVVKIYDSRPGTLNLVLEASMKKHEGNRTRGDLYTIPWNWRAFVDPSPDRFWLQIEAIDFSGGSSFSELRPFSINGLTMKINWRWKEFLVMGCHWDALYHPILWSILLFLFSLLLIPKAFLLVSKKHYSYKDLSSDFKVGSVTKCLVSGLCGVLVEISKITSIWSGMLIYLLYLTFFPWFFGQVFTESGSMGYMTHGGWTVKIPNNSGKQSHIGVPDVMVIVLPHLCFVVLPAFLVSAGLAAEKAAYRVHYLSQSGKKEDDYERQIKTHVRNRWMRKLLLMVCLPILWKHWKHCWALTKAYEMNPFLHSAAYCLPVPLLLAHSIHKTKGAQIQ is encoded by the exons ATGAAACAAGATGAGAATGAGTGGGTGGAGTACCGCAGTGTGATGGAGGATGTTATTGAAAGGAGTGGGCTTGACAAGAAAATCTTCTATGATCTGAGAGGGAACCATGATAATTTTGGTGTATCTACAGTAGGTGGCATGTTTGATTTCTTTCAAAAGTATAGTATCAATGCAGATTTAAGACGATCTGGAAATGTCCATAGTGTCACTCTACAG GGCAGCGGATGGAAGCATCTATTTGTTGGGTTTGATAGCACGATGGGAGTTGGTCTGCGTGGCCCAACAAATCTTTTTGGGCATCCAACTGACCAATTACTAGCAGATCTAGATTCAGAGCTTTCACAATGGGATTCCCAACCAATTACAAAGATTTCCTTTGGCCACTTTCCACTGTCCTTCTCAACTGCTTCAGATTCTGGGAAGAGTCTAAAAGATGTTTTCTTCAAGCATTCCTTATCAGCATACATCTTTGGGCATTTACATACAAAGTTCGGCAAGAATTTGAAGCGGCATCATGTGATGGGCCACCGCTTCTTATCTTCAGAGGAGTATTTTCAGCTAAACATTCACCAAGAAACTTTAGAGAGTACTGCAGGTGGGAATAATTGTTCTAATAAAGCTACACCCATCAAAGAATTTTGGGAGTGGGAGATGGGTGACTGGAGAATGAGTAGGATTATGCGGATATTGGCCATTGACGCGGGCCATGTCTCATTTGTCGATGTTGATTTCAAATCAGGTGCTAAGAAGACAATTGTATTGCCGACGTTTCCATTGGATTCACGGTTCATGCAACGAATTTCATTCCGTAATGAGTACAATTGTCTGACAATGAATGTGGCATCTTATGAGACAGTAAGAGCATTGGTATTCTCAGAACCAGAGATTGTATCAGTCGTGGTTAAAATATATGATTCCAGACCTGGAACTCTCAACTTGGTACTGGAGGCATCAATGAAGAAGCATGAGGGCAATCGAACTCGAGGAGATTTGTACACCATCCCATGGAATTGGAGAGCATTTGTGGACCCATCTCCAGATCGCTTTTGGCTGCAAATAGAAGCAATTGACTTCTCAGGCGGATCCAGTTTTAGCGAATTAAGGCCATTTTCCATCAATGGCCTTACTATGAAAATCAATTGGAGATGGAAGGAGTTTCTAGTTATGGGTTGTCACTGGGATGCCTTGTACCATCCAATTTTGTGGTCTAttcttctatttcttttctcCTTGCTTCTTATCCCGAAAGCTTTTCTCTTGGTTTCAAAGAAGCATTACTCATATAAGGACCTCAGTTCTGATTTCAAAGTAGGAAGTGTCACGAAATGCTTAGTAAGCGGTTTATGTGGGGTTTTAGTAGAGATTTCAAAGATCACATCAATATGGTCTGGTATGTTGATTTACTTGCTATACTTGACATTCTTTCCTTGGTTCTTCGGGCAAGTTTTTACTGAAAGCGGAAGCATGGGTTACATGACCCATGGGGGTTGGACTGTTAAGATTCCCAACAATAGTGGGAAACAATCGCACATTGGAGTTCCAGATGTAATGGTGATTGTTCTGCCTCACCTTTGCTTTGTGGTGTTGCCGGCTTTCTTAGTTTCTGCGGGACTTGCTGCAGAAAAAGCTGCCTACCGAGTGCATTATCTATCACAATCAGGAAAAAAGGAAGATGACTATGAAAGACAGATTAAGACACATGTGAG GAACCGTTGGATGAGGAAACTTCTCTTGATGGTTTGCCTACCAATTTTGTGGAAACATTGGAAG CATTGCTGGGCTCTGACAAAGGCATATGAAATGAATCCATTTCTTCATTCTGCTGCATACTGCTTGCCAGTTCCCCTATTACTCGCTCATTCCATCCATAAGACCAAGGGAGCACAGATTCAGTAG